In Chaetodon auriga isolate fChaAug3 chromosome 9, fChaAug3.hap1, whole genome shotgun sequence, the genomic window TCCATTTGGTAAATAAGCTCCTGATGTTTGCTTTGGAAACGGGACAGCCTACAGAGACATTACATTTAAATACTTTGTTAATCTTCAGGGTACTTTCAACACTTCTGAGTCCAATAAATTGAAAAATGTTTCCGAAAACTCTCGATAATTAACTCTCACTCAGCAAGGATATGATCTCAACTAGCATAATTCCTCATGTTAAATATGTCTGGGGCTCATGTAGGGCTGCATCCGCAATTACTAacaactgtttttttgtttttttgtttttttttaaacttccaACAAAGTGACTGATGGAACAAATCGTTAAAAGGAGTAGGCACACCACCCAAAATCAAATATTTGCATGTAAGTGAGAAAGGTCAAAGCTTACAGCTGGCTACAGAATGGGTGTTgtagaaaatgcaaatattagGCAAACAACGGATATACCATATCATGTCCTGTaggacgagtgtgtgtgtgtgtatatatatatatatatattgctgTTTTGCCTTCCTTAAGGGCAAAAATACTACACTAAAGAAGTACTGCTGATTGTGCTGGGTAGTTTAAACAAATAACCTACTTTgacctgtgtctgtgtcccaGCAATGTGACTCATCCACAGATGGCACCATTTACAAATACAAGGCAAAGACTCTAAATGGGAGTCACACTGTGAACTTCAGTGACTACGCAGGCAAGAGTGTCCTCTTCATCAATGTCGCCACATACTGAGGATACACCTTACAGTATGTGGGTAAGAAACTGCACCCAGGCATCTTTATCTTTAAACAAGCTCCTTCACCTGAAGTCATTaaacttcttcttttctgttgtcagaCCTGAATGCACTACATGAGGAGATGAAGCCTCTTGGACTCACCATTCTCGGCTTTCCCTGCAACCAGTTTGGGAAACAGGAACCAGGGCAAGCGCATGAAATTCTTCCAGGGTTAAAGTGAGAAATGTTTCTCTTTCAGTGCAAGTCAATATCAGGTCAGCAGCCATAGCTCACTGAATGAAAGCCAAACGGTTCGGTCAAAGCCGGTTTGGTGAAAACCTTCTTCCTCCTGTGTTATAGTAGAAGCACGAGAGCTTgaattttttactttttttgtcCAGCCTGTAGAAGATTTGGAAATTTCCTAAATTTGAGTCACAAGCATATATTGTAATGTTCTGTAACATAAGAACCTTCAAAGCTAGATGTAGAGAGGAATTTGCATTATTGGTAAATCCTGTCGATCAACAAAGCTTCATTTAATCAGGGAAAGCATCCTTTGGCAGTAAGATGAGTTTCTGTCCGAggcctctctcacacacatagaAATGATATCTCAGGTTCTGCCTTATATTCACAGCAAAGCCACTGCAGCAGACTGCATGGTTTTACTCAGCTTGTTGTGAATCTCGGGCGGCTGCCAAGTCACAGAGTGCTCAGAGGCACGTCCAATGATAAGCTGCCCTCTTTCTGGATTCCAGGCATGTCAGACCAGGTAATGGATTCGTTCCAAacttcctgctgtttgagaAAGGTGATGTGAACGGAGAAGACGAGCAAGAGGTTTTCACTTTCCTCAAGGTACGTTATACGTGTGACTTCATTTGTACTGTACGTTAATAGGGGTAGTCTGTTTTTGTAGTGCGAACCTGATTACGAAACATTTGGATCACTGTgtcaaatgtgaataaaaacagaatgcaatcgtttgcaaacaaactgtttactgacaacggCTTTAGTGTCctgtgttcctgagcccatgtgtgATTTGTCCAGTCATgtgtggtgaacctcgctccatcctcgcttgtgaacgactgagcctttccaggatgcccctttcatacccaaccataACACTATCACCTCtgaccaatgaacctgtttacctgtggaatgttccaaacaggtgtttttggagcgttccacattTTCCCTTGTCTgaaaacttgtttgaaacgcattgctgcatcaaattcagaataagcgtATTTTtacaatgaagttgatgaggtcaaagattaaatatattgtctttgtactcttTTCAATGGTCAGTTGTCCTTTCTGTCATGCAGAACTCCTGCCCTCCAGTAGGAGACAACTTTGGCAACCCCTCAAATAGACTGTTCTGGGAGCCGCTGAAGATCAGCGACATCAAGTGGAACTTTGAAAAGTTTCTGGTGGGACCAGACGGGAAGCCGGTGATGAGGTGGCACCCAAGTATCAACATTTCTGAGGTCCGGGCTAACATTCGCAGATACCTGCTCAACCTGTACACGCAGGATATTTTTAATTAGATCTCATTCGTCATTGTCCATCTAGTGAAGTAACTATACTACAAGATGCTACGGTAGAATGTAAAATAGAAAGTAATGTTAACAGTTTCTGATCGATGAAGATGGCATGCTGAATGAAGAGGAGGCTTGAAAACAGGAACTCTGTGGTGCCTCTTCGGAGTACGCGGTTCAGGCCAGCTCTTCAGTGCATTCAGGCTGCCCTGCAATCTCACAGCATCATGTCATCTTCTCATCCCAGGACCTGTTAGTCATTACAGCCTAAATATGAATTACTTCCAATAAATCATGGAGAACACGCTGGTGTGCAGACCTTTCTTTATGAGAAGTGACTGTCAGCACCGTGGGCATCATGTCATGGAAAGGTGAACTTGAGGTAGCACATTTCTGGCCCTCTGACATTTCTATCCTGCaataaaaatggacaaaatatgAATAAGCAGGGTGGGAAGCTAATAGACATTTAGAATAGATTTATTAAGCCAGTCAGATACAAAAAGTCTCACATGTGCTTTTGCCtactgcaaaaaagaaaaaaaaaaggctacaaACCAAGAAAATACAACTGCCAGTAAATATAGCGTACCTTTCAAAGTGCAATTCCACCAATTCACTTCTCACCCAACAGGATTTTGTTCCCGTTGTTTGATAAAATGGAGCCTTTTCAAATTCATCTGCACACATTTTGAAGCCCTTCATCTGACGACCTGATATACGCTCTGCTGCACTAAGGAAATCTGAATGGGTTTTAGGTTAAAACAGCGGCTTGATTTTTGAGACCGGATCCGCCTTTAAAATGGTAATGCACATGATCTGGAGGTGTGGATCCTGTGTCTGTTCCCAGGGCTCTTGACTGTGTGTTACAGCAGTTCACAGGTCAGTCGGCACGGCGTGGATTGGTTGCTGAAGTAGGACAGAGAGCAAAGCCAGACGTCCTGGCAGagattttcctctgaaaagTGGCTGTGACACTGGATCAGAGCCTAAACACACTGATAAaaatcttcctctttctgttgctttaGCAGAACGTGAATGTTTCAGTACTTGGTGTTAACAGCTGCACTGATTACAACTCAGGAGGTTCACATGAAATaacaggatgaagaggaagactGTCATCACTTTTGCCTGAAGGCTTAGTTGTTGTAACTTGTAGACGGTGTATGTTGGAGCTAAACTGGGGGCAAAAGTACAGGATGCAGTAAGATGAGTATGAATATCGGAATGAGTGGTCAAATCAATTGTGGTCAAGTAgaagtgttgtgtttaatgaGATTAGGTCCATCgtcatggggaaaaaaaggttgtGTATGTACTGTGCATTGTGTATGATACAAACATACAATGTCAATAGCTACAATATATTGGGATTACACTAACAACATAGAAAGAACAGCATTACTAAAGACAATGATTTACACTTAGTCAATGCAACTATCAAAACAGCAGGTTATAAATAAATTATCAATAATCACAATCATGTTTTTGGTATGATACCATCAAAATTCATTTCCCAAAATTTTTGTATTTCAACAACCACTTTTGAACAGTTACACATATGGGACAGGTCTATAACATCGATGGTACTGAAGAAATCTTCATAAATCAGTTAACATTCACATTGTAAATTCTATGATTCAATGTACGTATATTATCATTCATTGTTGGAATGAGTATATGTAGTCTTAGTCTTATTGGGGAATGGCTTCCTGTAACCCTACAAGTAACAAAGTGTCACGTTGTTACATATTTGCAGGGAGACAATCACGTGGGTAtattttccagaaaaaaaaaataagaatgtTAATTATTCCAACCTAATTAACAAATGACTTCAGTTCCTgataaaaaaatctaaataatatTTCATGTATATATTCAGAATAGCGAAGTGTTTCACAAATAGCCTTATAAAACGCAAGTATAAACAACATTACAATAGGATATCTACAGTTCAGTAGGAAAATTATAGATCAAATCACACCTTGTCaactcaaaaacaaactgatttcaTGCTACTACCCAGACTCCGTTAGGTGGGTACGGTGATGCTTTAGTGCTTTCCAGGGTCAATGTTCTGTCGCTCCCTTTTCCCAAACCCTGCTCCTGCTGCGGCGGCTGCTGCGGATTGATCTACAGGCACACAAAGGACCACGACCGCATTATCTTCACAGCCACAAActttgctgcagcacattattcattcaaactgaacacagcaaacattcGGCCATTGTGTGGGATCGGCGATGTTCCTCATGAAAGGGTGATGTTGGCaatgttctgtatttttccggtaaacaaatctcatgaaaagaccaaaaccgaCTATGAATTGATCCTACTAAAAAATGTATGTGTAGCCAGAGCCCGAtgtatcttattcctctgtgtcaaAAAGCCATTGTTGTTTAGGAACTATTAAAGTCACATAATGGAGCCACACCATACTGGGTGACGCTCCTTCTTAACCatgaacattcattcatcttcgatacccgcctatccctttcggggttgcggggggctggagcctatcccagctgtcagcGGGCGAGAGGGgggggtacaccctgaaccggtcgccagtcgattgcagggcaacatatacacacagacaaccattcacactcacactcacacctaaggacaatttctagtcaccaattaacctaatgagcatgtttttgacacccggagagaacccacgcgtgcacgggaagaacatgcaaacttcacacagaaaggcccccgcctgacccggggatcgaaccggcgaccttcttgctgtgaggcacgcgcagTGAAAAAGTGTTGAGACACAGTGTTGCTCTTTTGATAATATTTTGTTGACAATAAGGAAAAATACAGATCCTAATCCTTTATTCAATGAAACAAGTAtacaaaaatgtgattcataACAAACCAGAAGAATAAAATACTGTACCATACCTGCATTCTCTGGTGGTGGTCTTGAACTCTCTCCTACTGCTCTGGCCCCTCTGGGCTGCGGGAATGACGACTGCCAAGGAAAACCCTGACCAAAGAGATGGCACCATCTTAGTTCAAATCACTGAATATAGTCACTCATCACAGCCAGCAGCCCACAAGTCTTTGCCTGAACCTAACAATCATTACTGAATGTAAGCGGGGATAGGTTGCGCTACATTTAGACCTAATGAAATCAGCTTTTTCCTCCcagaagagaaggagagtaGAGATAAGAGAAAGGAGAGCCTTGTTTCCTCACTGACCCAGAGCCActccagagacagagacagggggGCCTTAGAGGACCCTTACCGGGGTAACAGGCTGGAAGTCTCGTACAGGGGGTGGTGCTGCGGCGGCTGCGGCTGTGGCGCCTGCTGCATTGGGCATCCGGGGAGGGAAGTGTATGGGCCAGCCCTCAAGGCCCTGCGGTCCCACCTGCACAAAGGGACCACAGTAGGGAGGGCTCAGCGGGCCGTTCACTGAGCCTGACGTGGGGTCTGAGGTACgtctttcctgctgctgcccctACGAGGGATCACAAGTACACACGTGATCCCCAATCAGTGCACGGCTGCTACTCTCAGCGAGCGCAGCGGCCCTGTCATGGCATGGGCCGCTGCTGACCTTCAACCCCCTGCAGCTGCCTCCCACTGAGGAGTGTAAATGGTTCATCTGTTGATCCCGAATTCACTGACAAAACAACCTAGCTGGAGTGAGGCTCTGGTCCTGGAGTATTGATTTGTCCAGTGTGAACTCATTACAGTAAACATCTACATGCGGCTGCACTCAGTCACCAGGGGGCGCTAGTCTGCAAGGTTTACCACAACTCCTATCCTATTACATGATGCATCCCAAAGGCTTGAAGAGCAATTTTTAGCACATGTCTTGGCCCTAATCAAATGTACATGGCGAAATTGACCAAACATGTCACCTATCCAGACTGACGgcactgtttcatttcaaatttcaaTACGTCTGCAACATTACGGGGCTCAGACCTCGGCTGCAGCCAGTACCTGTTTGTGATGCTGCATCTGCAGTCTTTCCAGCTTACATCTCTCTGTACGCTCCCTCTGACACTCATTCTGTGCCTGATGAAGCTGaaccacaaacacatacacacacacacacattagagaGCAGTTCAGTTATGGCTGTTAttcaataaaactgaaactttcCTAATCATGCTTCTTATAGACTGGAAAACACAGATCTTACCTGATTTGTCAAATTAGTAATCTGACCCTGGAGTCTCTCAACTTGCCGCCTCAAgtcctctttttcctcattcattcgctccctgtcactcctctctttcctgaAGTCTTCTTCAAAGATCTTCACCTGAAGTGCAACACAGTTGAGGAAAAGCATGTATAACTGCAGCAGAACTGtgcgtatgagtgtgtgtgtttatgttttgcTGCGTGTCTGACCTGTTCCTTCAATACAGCGATTTGAGTGAGCAGTTCCTGCTTCTTCAGGTTATTGGCTGCATCGGCAAAGTTACCCTGGCCAGGTGGTGGTTGTTGGGAGGATGACGGggaatgcaggtttaaggcttCCTCCAAAGCCTGAAGTAAGACACAGTCTAAGTATCACATAGAGGGCAATGTTTctactcttcctctcctcctttctgcgTCTGTTCCACACTCACCCTGTTGAGGCGTTGGATCTCCTTCTCCTGGTACTCCCTCTGTTTGCTGAGGGGCAGCAGCTGATCTTGCAGGTAGCGAATCTTCTGCTTTAACTCAGTGGTCTCAGAGTTGAGGCACTCCTTCTCCCCCTGAAACATACAcacccaaaacactgaaaacaccatTCTTAATGTAtcctgaaacatgtttttttgttttgttttgttttgctttgttctgGTTTTGTTAGACAGATGTCACCCGAGCTTGCTGTCTCTGTATTCTCACCTGTACATTTTCAATCTTGGACttggccagcagcagcttcttgtCGTAGTCGCGCTGCCTCTGCTCTCGCTCTGCCTCCAGCTCAAGCACAGTTTTCTGGGACTCAGCCAGCCGTTGTCTGAGGTCTGTGATCTGAGGAACAATGTGAACCATTTAGCTGAGTCCACTAATAACAGCTGTGAGGTGCAATTCtcataaacaaaccaaaataaaaaaaatctggtgaTAACATCTCTGGTAAAGATGAAcatcagctgctgcatgtgttggGGTGCAGCCTTAGAGACGTGGTAGAAATTTGTGTAATCAAATTAGAAACAGAGCCACAGCATCAAGGACACATTTGCAAACACACGTAgatctgtttttgtgtaaaatatgaaCGAACCTAGTGACGCAAATGGATATATCTAGGGTTCTGCGGTTTAAACCCAAGGTTGCATGGCGTCCCTGTCTCAACAAAGTGTGAATCTAGGTTTGTTCATGACTGTGAGTGTACTGAAgcgtaggtgtgtgtgtatgagtgtgcaagtgtgtacatatgtgtgtttctgctgccctctgaCTGCACCACAGCAGGAAGTCAGCGGGTACCAGAGAGGTGAGGGGAATTCTTTGTGAGGTGTGACAAGCCTTGTGGTAAGTGTGCGCTCAGATAGCGAGCTATTGCAAGATTGCACCTTTTCCACTGGACAAGCATATcgaaaaacacacgcacacacacacacacacacgaacagcTGCTTCACTGCCAACTGATGCATACGAACATATGCATAACAAGTCCTGCGTTCCTTAAAGATATTTCCAAATTACAAAATCCTTGctacctgtttgtgtgtgtattggcaTAATGCAACATAATGCTACTTATCACTGTTTAGCAAACTTGAAACTATTGAAACTACATTCaaatatcattttcaaaatgtattcCTCCTGGTAACAGTAACAGCAGTAATTAGTGACACAAATGAGGCTGAATTGAGAACAGTGGAGGACACAGCTGAATAGAGTCCATTTTGAACCGAGGTTAACACATGAAGAACTGTCTGTTCTAAGCACATGCATTATTTATAACGAAGGAGGAGTTTTGTGGAAATTGCAGCATAAATAAGACCttttgtactg contains:
- the gpx3 gene encoding glutathione peroxidase 3, whose product is MSGKDGMMWPLFPLLLLGLLRPCSGALFTQQCDSSTDGTIYKYKAKTLNGSHTVNFSDYAGKSVLFINVATYUGYTLQYVDLNALHEEMKPLGLTILGFPCNQFGKQEPGQAHEILPGLKHVRPGNGFVPNFLLFEKGDVNGEDEQEVFTFLKNSCPPVGDNFGNPSNRLFWEPLKISDIKWNFEKFLVGPDGKPVMRWHPSINISEVRANIRRYLLNLYTQDIFN